A single genomic interval of Lentimicrobium saccharophilum harbors:
- a CDS encoding ArnT family glycosyltransferase yields MSPNVKVPVRLPIPLALSFVLFVLLMFSSFVKPYGFFIDEVYFLSCARRPAWGYIDQPPLSLALLAAVQWLFGENTFAVRLLPALSMAATVFVTGLITRRLGGGPFSLLLACLGVMVMPVFLIFGSFYSMNAFEPLIWTGVVYFVVKMVQDNDPRNWLAIGILSGIGLQNKHTFVLYGFALVIGILISGRRRLLFNRWILWGGLAAFVILLPNLIWQVANGFPSLELYRNSFTGKNIEKSPLQILTEQIIFVNPATFPLWFAGVIALIFRKGRDFRLMLYAYLFLMAVMIAGQSSRPDRIASIYTFFMAFGAVAMEHTLKKAWQRGVQVSLIVVMLAGGVLLAPVFAPLLPPDRLKAHIAWLGLKMDIEEGKKGEPIPQWLADRLGWHELAVEVAGVYHALPPAERQHAVIISSNYGHAGALELYGPELGLPAVYATHNAFHTWGPPPDSVKTYIAVAVNIEKVKTMFESVEKAAVVFCPDCTRPQREMPVYILRGPKFSVEKEWKGFRIYG; encoded by the coding sequence ATGTCACCAAATGTTAAAGTTCCGGTAAGACTTCCGATTCCTTTGGCGCTGTCGTTTGTTTTGTTTGTTCTGCTGATGTTCAGCAGTTTTGTGAAGCCATACGGATTTTTTATCGACGAAGTCTATTTTCTCTCCTGTGCCCGGCGTCCGGCCTGGGGCTACATCGATCAGCCTCCGCTCTCTCTTGCATTGCTTGCTGCGGTGCAATGGTTGTTTGGCGAAAACACTTTTGCAGTGCGGTTGTTGCCGGCACTCAGCATGGCGGCAACAGTATTTGTCACCGGATTAATTACGCGGCGGCTGGGCGGCGGACCATTCAGCCTGCTGCTGGCCTGTCTGGGAGTTATGGTAATGCCGGTTTTCCTGATCTTCGGCAGTTTCTATTCGATGAATGCCTTTGAACCGCTGATCTGGACAGGGGTGGTATATTTTGTGGTGAAAATGGTGCAGGACAATGATCCCCGTAATTGGCTGGCTATCGGCATACTTTCGGGCATCGGACTTCAGAATAAACACACCTTTGTGCTCTACGGGTTTGCCCTGGTGATCGGGATACTGATTTCAGGCAGGCGCCGCCTGTTGTTTAACCGGTGGATTCTTTGGGGCGGCCTGGCGGCCTTTGTTATTCTGCTGCCTAACCTGATCTGGCAGGTTGCCAATGGTTTCCCATCGCTTGAACTTTATCGTAACTCCTTCACCGGAAAGAACATCGAAAAATCTCCGCTTCAGATTCTGACGGAACAGATAATTTTTGTTAACCCGGCTACTTTTCCGTTGTGGTTTGCCGGAGTTATTGCGCTTATTTTCCGAAAGGGGAGGGACTTCCGCCTGATGTTATACGCATACCTGTTTCTGATGGCGGTGATGATCGCCGGGCAGTCGAGCAGGCCCGACAGGATTGCTTCAATTTACACATTTTTTATGGCTTTCGGAGCTGTTGCCATGGAGCACACGCTTAAAAAAGCCTGGCAACGCGGCGTGCAGGTTTCACTGATAGTGGTGATGCTGGCCGGCGGCGTTCTGCTCGCTCCGGTATTTGCCCCTCTTTTGCCACCCGACCGGCTGAAAGCGCATATTGCCTGGCTTGGGCTGAAGATGGACATTGAAGAGGGTAAGAAGGGCGAACCCATCCCGCAATGGCTGGCCGATCGTCTTGGCTGGCACGAACTGGCAGTGGAGGTGGCCGGCGTTTACCATGCCCTGCCACCTGCCGAAAGGCAGCATGCAGTGATTATTTCATCCAATTACGGCCATGCCGGGGCCCTGGAACTCTATGGCCCGGAACTGGGATTGCCGGCCGTTTATGCCACACACAATGCTTTTCACACCTGGGGCCCGCCCCCCGATTCCGTTAAAACCTACATCGCGGTTGCCGTGAACATCGAAAAGGTAAAAACCATGTTCGAAAGCGTTGAAAAAGCAGCAGTGGTCTTCTGCCCCGACTGCACCCGGCCGCAGCGCGAAATGCCCGTATATATCCTCCGCGGACCAAAATTTTCAGTTGAAAAGGAATGGAAAGGGTTCAGGATTTACGGGTGA